Sequence from the Nerophis ophidion isolate RoL-2023_Sa linkage group LG10, RoL_Noph_v1.0, whole genome shotgun sequence genome:
tgtcagacttagccctgtcttggtttaactcttatcttactgataggatgaagtgcgtctcccataacaatgtgacctcagactacgttaaggtaacgtgtggagttccccagggttcggttcttgcccctgcactcttcagcatctacatgctgccgctaggtgacatcatacgcaaatacggtgttagctttcactgttatgctgatgacacccaactctacatgcccctaaagctgaccaacacgccggattgtagtcagctggaggcgtgtcttaatgaaattaaacaatggatgtccgctaactttttgcaactcaacgacaaaaaaaaggaaatgctgattatcggtcctgctagacaccgacctatatttaataatacaactctaacatttgacaaccaaacaattaaacaaggcgacacggtaaagaatctgggtattatcttcgacccaactctctcctttgagtcacaaattaaaagcgttactaaaacggccttctttcatctccgtaatatcgctaaaattcgctccattttgtccactaaagacgccgagatcattatccatgcgtttgttacgtctcgtctcgactacggtaacctattattttcgggtctccccatgtctagcattaaaagattacagttagtacaaaatgcggctgctagacttttgacaagaacaagaaagtttgatcacattacgcctgtactggctcacctgcactggcttcctgtgcacttaaaatgtgactttaaggttttactacttacgtataaaatactacacggcccgaaagggaataatcggtaaaaatggatggatggatggatgggtctagctccatcctatcttgccgattgtgttgtaccatatgtcccggcaagaaatctgcgttcaaaggactccggcttattgtgattcccaaagcccaaaaaaagtctgcgggctatagagcgttttcatttcgggctccagtactctggaatgccctcccggtaacagttcgagatgccacctcagtagaagcatttaagtctcaccttaaaactcatttgtatactctaacctttaaatagactccctttttagaccagttgatctgccgtttgttttctttttgtcctatgacccactctcccttgtggagggtgtccggtccgatctgatggccatgtactgcttgcctgtgtatcggctgggtacatctctgcgctgctgatccacctccgcttgggatggtttcctgctggctccgctgtgaacgggactctcgctgctgtgttgggtagtgttggatccgctttggactggactctcgcgactgtgttggatccaatatggatttaactttcacagtatcatgttagacccgctcgacatccattgctttcatcctctccaaggttctcatagtcatcattgtcaccgacgtccgactgggtgtgagttttccttgcccttatgtgggcctaccgaggatgtggtagtggtttgtgttgtggtttgtgcagccctttgagacactagtgatttagggctatataagtaaacattgattgattgattgatatatacagtaatttatatttatttattttgccgtttttgttcacatgttaaaggtgttttaatgaatatacatgcatgtttaacatagattcctatctttcatgaagacaatataagttggtgtattacctgattctgatgacttgcattgattggaattagacagtagtgatgataacgtccacgcTTTCAAATGgataaaaaaagttcctcctttctgtctaataccacacgaaagtcgttggtttttggcatcttatttgtccagcttccatgttcgttttatacactttacaagaaatacattggcggcaaactccgtagcttgctcgcttgtttgcgatggctttcggagactctcattttgttagcgcaggcgcgctGGAGCgtcgcttttattgtgaagacaggaactgtgcgatcagtcattaggcttttgacgggaagtacagttgaaacaaaaagtgtcttttttcctttacacttttgattgattgattgaaatttgtattagtagtacagtacatattgcgtacaacaccccaataagtttttccaacttgtttatgtcgggttttacgtgtgacggtcatgtgaccgcctggctctgtttgattggtccaacgtcaccaatgactgcatgtgattggtgaaacgcaggcatgcgtagatcctactttgaaaaaccaaaacaaacattaatagatcgattaaaaaaaagtagcgagtagataaatggagcggagtaaaaatagcgtttcttttctataaaagtatgttgcataaaaactactcttagaagtacaatttatcccaagttactcaagtagatgtaacggagtaaatgtagcgcgttactacccacctctgtccccaggtgcatgtctttggaagtgggaggaagccggagttaccagagggaacccacgcattcacggggagaaaatgcaaactccacacagaaatatcccgagcctggtaatggacccaggactgcaggaccttcgtattgtgaagcagacgcactaactttGTTTATATCCTATGCGGAAATATACTATTTTAAAAGGTTTAAAACGCAAGATATCACCAAAAAAATTGCACAATTTttcactcaaattcacacacgagggccaatttagtgttgccaatcaactggAAAATTTAAAGTTTTCAAAAACTGAACCATGACCATCAAAATTGCAACAAATCAAAGCTTGACATATTTGCCTTTGAATCTCTTGTGTTTATATCACATATTTGCTTATGTTTGAAGCTGAGCTGCTGAAATGGATCAAATTTTAcacaacattttacatttttgagTCTCACCTGTATTGATGACAGGTTGATGTTTTAAGCAGCTTACAAAACTTAGTGGGGACAGAGAGTATTAAAACCCCTTTAAATGTTTCACTCCTTGTTTCAGTGCAGCCATtttctaaaataaaaaatgttaattttgtatttcattaatgtatggggcggcatagctcgattggtagagtggccgtgccagcaacttgagggttgcaggttcgattcccgctcccgccattctactcactgccgttgtgtccttgggcaaggtactttacccacctgctcccagtgccacccacactggtttaaatgtaacttagatattgggtttcactatgtaaagcactgagtcactagagaaaagcgctatataaatataattcacattcacatGTACACTCAGCAGCCCATCTTGaccggaaaaaaacaaaaaaggtttagaattgtttgcaaatgtattaaaaaaaaacataaactgaAATATCACACGGTCACATAAGTGTTCATACCTTCTGCTCAATATTGAGTATTTGTACCTTTTGATCTATTATAGCAATGAGTCTTCTTGGGAATGATGCAACACGTTTTTCATACCTGGATTTGTGGATCCTCTCCAGTTCTGTCAAGCTGGATGGTGAATGCTGGTGAACAGCCATTTTCAGGTCTCTCCTGGGATGCTCAATTGGGTTTTGGTCAGGGCTCTGGTTGGGCCAGTCAAGAATGGTCACAGAGTTGGTCCAAAGCCACTCCTTTGTTATCTTAGCTTTGTGTCATTGTTGGAAGGTGAACCTTTGGCCAGGTCTGAGGTCCTGAGCACTCAGAGATTTTGTACCAAGATATCTCTGTACTTCTCCGAACCCATAGTTCCCTTGATTGGAACCAGTTGTCCTGTACCTGTAGctgaaaaacacccccatacatgatgctgccaccacgtTTCACTGTATTGGGCAGGTAATGAGCTGTTTTTCTACACACGTACCGCTTAAAATGAATGCTgaaaagttcaattttggtctcaccAGACCAATCATCTTTTTTTCTCAGTCTGAgtgtttcatgttttttggcaaacTCTACGCAAACTATGTCTTGGAGATACTGTTGCTGTACATGACGAATAATAACAAAGAAAGTTAGTCttaaaaataattgtatattactttaaaagccttaaaatatgtattttattggcAATAAATAAAACCAATGATATCAAATACTAAttagataataaataaattacatttaaaatgcCACATTATACCTAATTACATAAAGTGTATCATGTATATACAATGTCATTTCTAAGAACTGgtaacattaaaaatataaagGAACGTGTGAAAAATAAAAGTTGtgaaatatacatacatttttgtaaTACCAGCGGCAGTAGTTTGTAATAAAAGCCTTTGTAAAAAGCCAATGGAAGACAAAAAACTTTTCATCACATTTCATTTATCGTGTAAGCTCATGAGTGGAGAAAGCGCCAATAATGCAGCTCTATacagaatattatttaaaaaaaataaaaactaaataaaaggaaaacagcaaaaaacagaaaaaaaggctgtactttgaacaaaaaaaaaaaaatttgcactccgctttacaacattgtaaattaaaaataaacaaccACTGACAAAACTATAGAAAAGCTCCACCACTATATCATTGTTTTAATACGGCAAttaatgcagtttttttttaatggattcaAATCAATATAGTGCACGTATTCTATATATATAAACTCTGGATTATTTAAACTTTTGAATGATAGTATTGTATTTCGAATTATTACCCTTAAAATCTGGCCATCAAATTATAGCAGAGAAAGGTGGAAGGCGAAGTGAACTCTAATGCTGCTGAGCTAAGGTTAAATATTTAAATGAATGTAAGTTTGAGTGGGTTGTTTGGGGCGGGGCTTAGGAGCTTGAACAGGATCACATTTCCCTTTGGCTATTGCTGCCGTACACACTTTCGTCACTGTAGGCGATGTAGAGGAAGAAGTCCTCTTCGTGATGCTCCTGCAAAAGAATGTCAGAAATATTGAGTCACGTCATGACAATGTTAAGGAAACTCCACAACTTTCAAGGTACCTGGTATAAGAGCCCCATGGTGGCTGAGGTGGGTGGAATGACGTTGTTTACGAAGAAGAAGAGTGCGTCCTCAGCTCGCAAGTGGATTCGTTTCCGGATGAGGAAATAAAACTGTCCCActgtaaatagatttttttttctttttaaccaaCAATTACATATGTACTACAACATCCAagtaatgaaaaacaaaataaaatatattatataataatacataGTGGACtacattttaaacaaaaaaagtcatatttcaacaatattaatttattataatttaaaaagttaataatattaaatataatgaaAGTAattattttgtgtaaaaaatttaaCTGTTAATTTATTCAACTGCTTGTATTGTATAAATGCCTGTATTTGTAGAAGTTAATTTTACATATTTAGTTTTTTAGACACCattatacatatagacatactgtacatacatacatacatacatacatacatatacatatacatatatatacatatatatatatatatatatatatatatatatatatatatatatatatatatatatacatatatactggggctgggcgatattgcctttttttaatatcgcaatatttttaggccatatcgcaatatacgatatattatacaatattttgccttggccttgaatgaacacttgatgcatataataacagcagtatgatgattatatgtgtatacattaaaacattcttcttcatactgcattcatatatactacttttaaactttcatgcagagagggaaatcacaactaagtcaattgaaaaAAAGGAtaattattaaagttattaagcaatggcacaaacattcaagtcatttccaaaacataaagtgcaagattgtcagagacattttaagtgtcaaataaaaatgagctgcatgataggaaatcaaatagtattcgtccttcactatgtggtatgttactacggttatgaaattctcttaattctctagcaagtgacttttcaaatgatgctacattttagcagtaatgctactttttatagcaacgctttcgccccccacttgacaaattacagttgtctgttcaacatttttccacttgaagccaaaccaccgccagacgatggacaccctgctgtttttattgggactgaagtcttctttcatttgttaccagatccgcaccttctttctcgtacggctacgttagcagctaacattagccacgctggtacctctctgctgggcgagggcgtgtatgtgacccgtatgacgtgacagttgtgacgtatgtaagaatgtgcgcctgcttgtctgtgaggagagacaggaaagagtgagaagagcctgaatgcccgcagctaaaagctactacgtgagaacgtatactcaaatattacgatagtcattttctatatcgcacagagacaaacccgcgatatatcgtaaacatcgcccagccctaatatatacatacatataaatacatacatatacatatatatataaacataaatataaacacattatatatatatatatatatataatgtgtttatatatatgtatatgtatgtatttatatatatttatatatatatatatatatatatatatatatatatatatatactcatatacatatatacacttacacacacattacatacatcatacatacatacattttctaccgcttattccttttggggtcgctggtgcctatctcagctacaatcggtcagaaggcgggctacaccttggacaagtcgccacctcatcacagggccaacacagatagacagacaacattcacactcacattcacacactagggccaatttagtgttgccaataaacctatccccaatCAACtaggtatgtattgagttacatgtaaatgatgctactatgtacattcataatatggtttctctcatttcagaaagaaagaagccagcattagcgacttggtagaaaggaaggtgtgcacaccaaagcaagcggctgcattgactgatactatcctgaatatgttggtaactgacatgaggctaATATCAATGGTGgaagatgaaggttttagacaaataattcacatcctcaaccc
This genomic interval carries:
- the LOC133560867 gene encoding gamma-aminobutyric acid receptor-associated protein, giving the protein MKFQYKEEHPFEKRRSEGEKIRKKYPDRVPVIVEKAPKARIGDLDKKKYLVPSDLTVGQFYFLIRKRIHLRAEDALFFFVNNVIPPTSATMGLLYQEHHEEDFFLYIAYSDESVYGSNSQREM